One Oryza brachyantha chromosome 3, ObraRS2, whole genome shotgun sequence DNA segment encodes these proteins:
- the LOC121053995 gene encoding formin-like protein 5, which yields MVDVDRRPPLPHGLPRPPSHAAGLRRLSTRASAPTTPRAQPTPCPSSAGAAAAPSPPAVLAHLAAAGVNVLPGLSEPELAHAEAALGGLQLPPDLRDLLAIGVPSGEGFPDYRSLAGLRLLRFAAEEVPAAVAAALPVLPGRRVGRCSPPPPPLVPLYGRHYVPAVPCLAGNPVFHVSDSGVTVAGANIATFLLRAFTAEPPRGAPLRRQLSAPMPPPAAPSPAPPPSTARRSLDSATGKAPRWIEFWTDAAAAGDRFVEVTTNATKSTTAKAPPRVPQWVRSYLEWAGSVLRRGGWGGGEVEEMTAGAAEEEEAAALALTVDRCCGELARAGWGAEEVVEALGELLGPRTRRRRAAVALPPDVAARVGRLAEAVSRAVFPGSASGGNPEPAKRRF from the coding sequence ATGGTCGACGTcgaccgccgcccgccgctgccgcacggcctcccgcgcccgccctcccacgccgccggcctccgccgcctctccacccgcgcctccgcccccACCACCCCGCGCGCCCAACCCACGCCGTgtccctcctccgccggcgccgcggcagcTCCCTCCCCGCCCGCCGTCCTCGCTCACCTGGCGGCCGCGGGAGTCAACGTCCTCCCGGGACTATCCGAGCCCGAGCTCGCCCACGCCGAGGCCGCGCTCGGCGGCCTCCAGCTCCCTCCCGATCTCCGCGACCTCCTCGCGATCGGCGTGCCATCCGGGGAAGGGTTCCCGGACTACCGCTCCCTCGCCgggctccgcctcctccgcttcgccgcggaggaggtccccgctgccgtcgccgcggcgctgCCGGTTCTCCCCGGCCGCCGGGTAGGGCGCTGCtcgccgcccccgcctcctctcGTGCCGCTCTATGGCCGGCATTACGTGCCGGCCGTGCCCTGCCTCGCCGGGAACCCCGTGTTCCACGTCTCGGACTCcggcgtcaccgtcgccggcgcgaACATCGCGACGTTCCTCCTCCGCGCATTCACCGCCGAGCCGCCCCGCGGCGCGCCCCTCCGTCGCCAGCTCTCCGCCCCGATGCCccctccggcggcgccgtcccccgcgccgccgccgtccaccgcccGGCGGAGCCTAGACTCCGCCACGGGCAAGGCACCGCGCTGGATCGAGTTCTGGaccgacgccgcggcggccggcgaccgtTTCGTGGAGGTCACCACGAACGCCACCAAGAGCACCACGGCGAAGGCGCCGCCACGCGTGCCCCAGTGGGTGCGGTCCTACCTGGAGTGGGCGGGATCCGTGCTGCGGCGCGGTgggtggggcggcggcgaggtggaggagatgaCGGCAGGAGCcgctgaggaggaggaggcggcggcactgGCGCTAACCGTGGACCGGTGCTgcggcgagctggcgaggGCGGGGTGgggcgcggaggaggtggtggaggcgcTGGGCGAGCTGCTGGggccgaggacgaggaggaggagggcggcggtggcgctgccgccggacgTGGCGGCGCGGGTGGGGAGGCTCGCCGAGGCCGTGTCGCGGGCGGTGTTTCCCGGGTCGGCGTCGGGCGGCAACCCGGAACCCGCCAAGAGGCGATTTTGA